In Halobacillus amylolyticus, the following proteins share a genomic window:
- the sspI gene encoding small acid-soluble spore protein SspI has translation MDLNLRKAILSNVSGHNTEQLEATIVDAVQNGEEKMLPGLGVLFEMIWKEANEQDKQEMLETLEQSLQNKQA, from the coding sequence ATGGATTTAAACTTAAGAAAAGCAATCCTTTCCAATGTTTCGGGTCACAACACTGAACAACTTGAAGCTACAATTGTTGATGCTGTTCAAAATGGAGAAGAAAAAATGCTCCCTGGACTTGGTGTTTTATTCGAGATGATTTGGAAAGAGGCCAATGAACAAGATAAACAAGAGATGCTTGAAACTCTTGAGCAAAGCTTACAAAATAAGCAAGCATAG
- a CDS encoding TrmH family RNA methyltransferase, which produces MLTSVNNPKVKEWKKLHKRKYRDKSGTFLVEGLHLVEEVLKSEWKVLEILIRDGENFDLKLNEQVTIVNEQVFNAVSQTQTPQGIAAVVERKTNQYQPAALTLLVDSVQDPGNLGTLIRTADAAGFDHVVIGEGSVDPFNEKTVRSTQGSLFHIPVFQGNLESFVDKLKATGVTVLASALEKNATPYKQLSKHDRTALIVGNEGQGIRGELLSYADQRVYIPIYGQAESLNVAIAAAILMYHLKE; this is translated from the coding sequence ATGCTTACGTCAGTCAATAACCCAAAGGTGAAAGAGTGGAAAAAGCTACATAAACGGAAATATAGAGATAAAAGTGGAACCTTTTTGGTCGAAGGTCTCCATTTAGTCGAAGAAGTTTTAAAAAGTGAATGGAAGGTTCTTGAAATTTTGATTAGGGATGGAGAAAACTTTGATTTGAAATTAAATGAACAGGTTACAATTGTTAATGAGCAAGTGTTTAATGCTGTTTCACAAACGCAAACACCACAAGGTATTGCTGCAGTCGTTGAACGTAAAACGAATCAGTATCAACCAGCAGCACTTACTTTGCTGGTTGATTCTGTCCAAGATCCTGGGAATTTAGGGACACTAATTCGTACGGCAGACGCTGCTGGATTTGATCATGTTGTCATCGGAGAAGGTTCTGTGGATCCCTTTAATGAAAAGACGGTTCGTTCAACGCAAGGATCGTTGTTTCATATTCCTGTTTTTCAGGGAAATCTTGAAAGCTTTGTAGATAAGCTAAAAGCAACAGGAGTGACAGTGCTTGCATCTGCACTTGAGAAAAATGCCACACCTTATAAGCAGCTTTCTAAGCATGATCGCACGGCTTTAATCGTCGGTAATGAAGGCCAGGGAATTCGAGGAGAGTTGTTATCCTATGCTGACCAACGGGTGTATATACCGATTTATGGTCAGGCAGAATCTTTAAACGTGGCGATTGCTGCGGCTATTTTAATGTATCATCTAAAAGAATAG
- the pheS gene encoding phenylalanine--tRNA ligase subunit alpha, producing the protein MKERLQELKREALTKVEQAKGVQALKDIRVEYLGKKGPITEVLRGMGKLSKEERPVIGQLANEVREEIAAAIDSKQTRFEEEELEKQLEAESIDVTLPGRPVQVGGPHLLTSIVEEIEDLFIGMGFEIKEGPEVETDYYNFEALNLPKGHPARDMQDSFYVTEELLLRTHTSPVQARTMGLKNGSEPVRMICPGKVYRRDTDDATHSHQFTQIEGLLVDKHVRMSDLKGVLDAFAKKMFGAEREIRLRPSFFPFTEPSVEMDISCKMCGGEGCSVCKGTGWIEILGAGMVHPNVLEMAGYDANEYSGFAFGMGPERIAMLKYGVDDIRNFYTNDQRFLKQYHKA; encoded by the coding sequence ATGAAGGAACGTTTGCAGGAGTTAAAGCGAGAAGCATTAACTAAAGTAGAGCAAGCCAAAGGAGTCCAGGCACTAAAAGATATTCGTGTCGAGTACTTAGGGAAGAAAGGTCCAATTACTGAAGTATTACGCGGAATGGGGAAGTTATCGAAGGAAGAACGGCCCGTTATCGGACAACTGGCGAATGAAGTCAGGGAAGAAATCGCTGCGGCGATAGATTCTAAACAAACCCGTTTTGAAGAGGAGGAACTAGAGAAGCAGCTTGAGGCGGAAAGTATTGATGTCACCTTACCTGGACGTCCTGTTCAAGTCGGCGGACCTCATTTGTTAACATCTATTGTCGAGGAAATTGAAGACTTGTTTATTGGTATGGGATTTGAAATAAAAGAAGGGCCTGAGGTGGAAACAGATTATTATAATTTTGAAGCGTTAAACTTACCAAAGGGTCATCCCGCCCGTGATATGCAGGATTCTTTTTACGTTACAGAAGAACTTCTTTTGCGGACACATACCTCTCCAGTTCAAGCAAGAACAATGGGGCTGAAAAATGGATCAGAGCCTGTGAGAATGATTTGTCCGGGCAAAGTGTATCGTCGTGACACCGATGATGCGACACACTCTCACCAATTTACTCAGATTGAGGGATTGCTGGTCGATAAACATGTCCGTATGAGTGATTTAAAAGGAGTACTTGATGCTTTTGCCAAAAAAATGTTCGGAGCAGAGCGTGAAATCAGACTTCGTCCAAGCTTCTTCCCGTTCACAGAACCGTCTGTTGAGATGGATATTTCCTGTAAAATGTGTGGAGGAGAAGGCTGTTCCGTTTGTAAAGGCACGGGCTGGATTGAAATTTTAGGAGCAGGAATGGTTCACCCAAACGTACTTGAAATGGCTGGTTATGATGCTAACGAGTATTCAGGTTTTGCCTTCGGGATGGGGCCTGAACGGATTGCTATGCTGAAGTATGGTGTAGATGACATTCGCAATTTCTATACAAACGATCAACGATTCTTAAAACAATATCATAAAGCGTAA
- the pheT gene encoding phenylalanine--tRNA ligase subunit beta — protein sequence MLVSLNWLNQYINVRDYKPEDLAEIITKTGIEVESVEAVAEKVTGVVVGHVVSCDQHPNADKLSLCQIDVGTETLQIVCGAPNIAEGQYVAVAVPGAVLPGNFKIKKTKLRGEESNGMVCSMQEFGVDEKDVPKEYQDGIFVFPEAVTVGDDAVSLLNLDDVIIELGLTPNRSDCLSMAGVAYEIAAALDREYELPEEDVHPISEQASDYITVNVEDGKANPYYGAFIIKDVTVGPAPLWMQNRLTAAGIRPINNVVDITNYVLLEYGQPLHAFDYDRFGSKEVITRRAKDGETIVTLDEQERTLTSDHLVITNGMKPHAIAGVMGGGESEVDNETSTILLEAAYFDPAVVRQSSKDHGLRSESSTRFEKGVDPNRVERAGRKACELLEKYTGASVLSGVVSFDELDRSEKKVTINTEHINDRLGTEITTDEIASILKRLQFNFSESGDDFHISVPTRRGDVTLFEDMLEEVARIYGYDNLPYTFPSGASQVGGLSQTQQLKRKMKTYFEGAGLNEAITYSLTSEQRASMLVSKEIAEQAKTPVKLSMPMSEDHSHLRLSILPEMLQSLAYNVARKQSDLGYYEIGTVFVSEEERVTKQPNEPLRASGALTGEWLAHPWQQEKKPVDFFVVKGIVEGLATQLDVPITFEKGKLDHMHPGRTAFIKTNGTVIGFLGQIHPKLQKEMGLKDTYVFDLNVNELFKLYTKEEAFHAIPKYPAVSRDIALVVDETIPAGEIEETIQSAGAPLIKAVQVFDVYQGEHLESGKKSLAYNLVYLNPERTLKDKEVEEAHNNILDAVKLAHQAELRG from the coding sequence ATGCTAGTATCTTTAAATTGGTTAAATCAATACATTAATGTTCGTGATTACAAGCCAGAGGACCTTGCTGAAATCATCACAAAAACAGGCATAGAAGTTGAAAGTGTAGAAGCTGTTGCCGAAAAGGTGACAGGTGTTGTCGTCGGGCACGTGGTTTCGTGTGACCAGCACCCTAACGCAGATAAGTTATCTTTATGTCAAATCGATGTCGGCACAGAAACGTTGCAAATTGTTTGTGGGGCTCCGAACATTGCGGAAGGGCAGTATGTAGCTGTAGCTGTTCCAGGGGCAGTGCTGCCTGGCAACTTTAAAATTAAGAAAACAAAACTACGTGGGGAAGAATCTAATGGAATGGTCTGTTCCATGCAGGAGTTTGGCGTGGATGAAAAAGATGTTCCGAAAGAATATCAGGATGGCATTTTTGTTTTCCCTGAGGCCGTTACAGTTGGCGACGATGCTGTTTCTTTATTAAACCTAGATGATGTAATTATCGAACTTGGCTTAACACCGAACCGTTCAGACTGTCTCAGTATGGCAGGGGTGGCTTATGAAATTGCTGCTGCACTTGATAGGGAGTATGAGCTGCCCGAAGAAGATGTTCATCCGATTTCAGAGCAGGCCTCTGATTATATTACGGTTAATGTAGAGGATGGCAAGGCCAATCCTTATTACGGTGCCTTTATTATCAAAGATGTAACAGTAGGTCCTGCACCATTATGGATGCAAAATCGCCTAACTGCTGCGGGTATTCGTCCGATCAATAACGTTGTTGATATCACGAACTATGTATTGCTTGAATACGGACAACCACTTCACGCATTTGACTACGATCGTTTTGGGTCAAAAGAGGTCATAACACGCAGAGCGAAAGATGGGGAAACGATTGTTACCTTAGATGAACAAGAACGAACATTGACTAGCGACCACTTAGTCATTACGAATGGTATGAAGCCGCATGCAATTGCCGGGGTAATGGGCGGCGGAGAATCGGAAGTGGACAATGAGACGTCAACCATTCTGTTAGAGGCTGCTTATTTTGACCCAGCTGTAGTCAGACAATCCTCAAAGGACCATGGACTTCGGAGTGAATCGAGCACACGGTTTGAAAAAGGCGTTGATCCAAATCGTGTTGAACGTGCAGGGAGAAAAGCATGCGAACTACTAGAAAAATACACTGGGGCAAGTGTACTTTCTGGTGTGGTCAGCTTTGATGAATTAGACCGCTCCGAGAAGAAAGTAACAATTAATACAGAGCACATTAATGATCGTTTAGGAACAGAGATTACAACTGACGAAATTGCTAGTATCCTTAAACGACTGCAGTTCAACTTCAGTGAGTCAGGGGACGATTTCCACATATCTGTTCCCACGCGCAGAGGGGATGTAACGCTTTTTGAAGATATGCTTGAAGAGGTCGCACGAATTTACGGTTACGATAATCTTCCATATACCTTCCCGTCTGGTGCTTCACAAGTAGGCGGTTTATCACAGACCCAGCAGTTAAAACGAAAGATGAAAACGTATTTCGAAGGAGCAGGTTTAAACGAAGCGATCACGTACTCCCTGACAAGTGAACAGAGGGCGTCGATGCTTGTGAGTAAAGAAATTGCGGAACAGGCGAAGACACCTGTTAAGCTTTCTATGCCAATGAGTGAAGACCACAGTCATCTCAGGTTAAGCATCCTGCCGGAAATGTTGCAATCACTCGCTTATAATGTTGCAAGAAAACAAAGCGATCTTGGTTATTATGAGATTGGAACTGTTTTTGTCAGCGAGGAAGAACGAGTCACAAAACAGCCGAATGAACCATTACGTGCTTCTGGTGCTTTAACAGGGGAATGGCTTGCTCATCCTTGGCAACAGGAGAAAAAGCCAGTTGATTTCTTTGTTGTCAAAGGAATTGTAGAGGGACTAGCAACCCAGTTAGATGTACCTATTACATTTGAAAAAGGTAAGCTTGATCACATGCACCCAGGACGGACTGCTTTTATAAAAACAAATGGTACGGTCATAGGGTTCTTAGGTCAAATTCATCCGAAGCTGCAAAAGGAAATGGGCTTGAAGGATACTTATGTATTTGATCTAAATGTGAATGAACTTTTTAAGTTGTACACGAAAGAAGAAGCATTCCATGCGATTCCAAAATATCCTGCAGTTAGTCGAGACATCGCATTAGTTGTAGATGAAACGATACCTGCAGGTGAGATTGAAGAAACGATTCAGTCTGCTGGTGCTCCATTGATTAAAGCAGTTCAAGTCTTTGATGTGTACCAAGGCGAACACCTTGAGTCTGGTAAAAAATCACTAGCCTATAACCTTGTTTATTTAAATCCTGAGCGAACATTGAAGGATAAGGAAGTAGAAGAGGCTCATAACAATATTCTAGATGCAGTAAAACTAGCTCACCAAGCCGAGCTCCGTGGTTAA
- the rnhC gene encoding ribonuclease HIII has product MPQVVLTIPKNKLQEMKQFYQKDLKANTPVNAAFAAKTTNCTITAYQSGKVLFQGKAPEAESNRWGKSTPSSPSSSTKTHRFHPSDSLFSESHIGSDEAGTGDFFGPITVAAAYVKDHQIGQLKAIGVKDSKHISDKQITHIAKQIVDMNIPYSLLRLNNSKYNSWQEKGWTQGKMKTMLHHKALESLLTKIFPEKPAILVDQFSQPTVYQKHLKSEGKTLQKDIYFMTKAESYSTSVAVASIIARSSFVKAMDQIEMDTGLPIPKGASGTVDKAAAKIINVYGEEKLREIAKVHFATLEKARRLT; this is encoded by the coding sequence ATGCCACAAGTTGTACTAACCATACCTAAAAATAAACTTCAGGAAATGAAGCAATTTTATCAAAAAGATCTAAAAGCAAATACACCTGTCAATGCTGCCTTTGCAGCAAAAACAACCAACTGTACAATTACAGCCTATCAGTCAGGCAAAGTACTTTTTCAAGGTAAAGCCCCTGAAGCGGAATCCAATAGGTGGGGTAAATCCACACCTTCCTCCCCCTCAAGCAGTACAAAAACACATCGTTTTCATCCATCTGATTCGCTATTTTCCGAGTCTCATATTGGCTCAGATGAGGCAGGTACGGGCGATTTCTTCGGGCCTATTACGGTGGCTGCCGCCTATGTAAAAGACCATCAAATTGGCCAGCTGAAAGCTATTGGAGTCAAAGACTCAAAGCATATATCCGACAAGCAAATTACTCATATAGCCAAACAAATTGTTGACATGAACATCCCATACAGTCTCCTGCGTTTAAATAACTCGAAATATAATAGTTGGCAAGAAAAGGGATGGACACAAGGTAAAATGAAAACAATGCTCCATCACAAAGCATTAGAGAGTTTACTTACAAAAATATTTCCAGAAAAACCAGCTATTTTAGTCGATCAGTTCTCTCAGCCAACCGTGTATCAAAAGCACCTGAAATCAGAAGGAAAAACACTTCAAAAAGACATTTATTTTATGACAAAAGCAGAAAGCTATTCCACTTCAGTTGCGGTTGCTTCTATTATAGCAAGATCTAGTTTCGTTAAAGCCATGGATCAAATAGAAATGGATACAGGACTCCCTATTCCTAAAGGTGCTTCCGGCACTGTTGATAAAGCTGCAGCAAAAATTATTAATGTATACGGTGAAGAGAAACTTCGTGAAATTGCAAAGGTACACTTTGCTACATTGGAAAAAGCTCGTAGATTAACCTAA
- the zapA gene encoding cell division protein ZapA, producing the protein MDVSQSDKNRRRITVEINNRSYTIIGQEEPHHIRMVSSLVDQKMREIHEANPSLDTAKLAVLTAVNTMNEYIKLKEECTELMNYIDKIEKEDDN; encoded by the coding sequence ATGGATGTGTCCCAATCAGATAAAAACAGAAGAAGAATCACAGTTGAGATTAACAATCGATCCTATACAATCATTGGTCAAGAAGAGCCGCACCATATCCGCATGGTATCTAGTCTTGTTGATCAGAAAATGCGTGAAATACATGAAGCTAATCCCAGTTTAGATACAGCTAAACTTGCTGTTTTAACAGCAGTAAATACAATGAATGAATATATTAAATTGAAAGAAGAATGTACAGAGTTGATGAATTATATAGATAAGATAGAGAAAGAGGACGACAACTAA